In one window of Nocardia brasiliensis DNA:
- a CDS encoding NAD(P)/FAD-dependent oxidoreductase codes for MNTASRGDSVRGDAPATGAHEKRRHQVVVIGSGFGGLFGTKHLKRADVDVTLISKTTSHLFQPLLYQVATGILSVGEIAPATRLVLRKQKNAQVLLGDVIDIDLAAKTVTSRLLNSNTVTPFDSLIVATGAQQSYFGNDHFATYAPGMKSIDDALELRARILGSFEGAELATTQEMRDRLLTFVVVGAGPTGVELAGQIAELADRTLEGTFHNIDPRDARVVLLEGAGAVLGPMGPKLGNKARKRLEKMGVEIQLNAMVTDIDALGVTVKDPDGTIRRIESSCKVWSAGVQASPLGKMLAERSDGTEVDRAGRVIVEPDLTIKGHPNVFVVGDLMSVPNVPGQAQGAIQGATYAAKQIKAGLRGQSPQERKPFKYFNKGSMATVSRFNAVCQIGKLEFSGFFAWLAWLALHLYYLIGYRSRIVTVIQWFVTFLGRSRGQMAATEQWVFARLALEQVNADEEEADELAAALGAPPADSRKLVEKAKAAVEGRVS; via the coding sequence ATGAACACAGCATCGCGCGGCGATTCGGTGCGGGGTGATGCTCCCGCGACGGGAGCACACGAGAAGCGGCGGCACCAGGTGGTGGTGATCGGTTCGGGCTTCGGCGGCCTGTTCGGCACCAAACACCTCAAGCGCGCCGACGTCGATGTCACGCTGATCTCCAAGACCACCTCCCACCTGTTCCAGCCGCTGCTCTACCAGGTCGCGACCGGCATTCTCTCGGTCGGCGAGATCGCGCCCGCGACCCGGCTGGTGCTGCGCAAGCAGAAGAACGCGCAGGTGCTGCTCGGCGATGTCATCGACATCGATCTGGCGGCGAAGACCGTCACGTCCCGGTTACTCAATTCGAACACGGTCACCCCGTTCGACAGCCTGATCGTGGCCACCGGCGCGCAGCAGTCCTATTTCGGCAACGACCATTTCGCGACCTACGCGCCGGGCATGAAGTCCATCGATGACGCGCTGGAATTGCGCGCGCGCATTCTCGGTTCGTTCGAGGGCGCCGAGCTGGCCACCACCCAGGAGATGCGCGACCGGCTGCTCACCTTCGTGGTGGTCGGCGCCGGGCCGACCGGTGTCGAATTGGCCGGGCAGATCGCCGAACTCGCCGACCGCACGCTCGAGGGCACCTTCCACAACATCGATCCGCGCGACGCGCGGGTGGTGCTGCTGGAGGGTGCGGGCGCGGTGCTCGGCCCGATGGGCCCCAAGCTCGGCAACAAGGCCAGGAAGCGGCTGGAGAAGATGGGCGTCGAGATCCAGCTCAACGCCATGGTCACCGATATCGACGCGCTCGGCGTCACGGTCAAGGATCCCGACGGCACGATCCGCCGGATCGAGTCCTCGTGCAAGGTGTGGTCGGCGGGCGTGCAGGCCAGTCCGCTGGGCAAGATGCTCGCCGAGCGCTCCGACGGCACCGAGGTGGACCGGGCCGGGCGGGTCATCGTCGAACCGGACCTGACGATCAAGGGCCACCCGAACGTCTTCGTGGTCGGCGACCTGATGTCGGTGCCGAACGTGCCAGGCCAGGCGCAGGGCGCCATCCAGGGCGCGACCTACGCCGCCAAGCAGATCAAGGCGGGCCTGCGCGGCCAGTCGCCGCAGGAACGCAAGCCGTTCAAGTACTTCAACAAGGGCAGCATGGCGACCGTGTCGCGGTTCAACGCCGTGTGCCAGATCGGCAAGCTGGAGTTCAGCGGGTTCTTCGCCTGGCTGGCCTGGCTCGCGCTGCACCTGTATTACCTGATCGGCTACCGCAGCCGGATCGTCACCGTCATCCAATGGTTCGTCACGTTCCTCGGCCGCAGCCGCGGTCAGATGGCGGCCACCGAGCAGTGGGTGTTCGCCCGGCTCGCGCTCGAGCAGGTCAATGCCGACGAGGAGGAGGCCGACGAGCTCGCGGCCGCGCTCGGCGCACCGCCCGCGGACAGCCGCAAGCTGGTCGAGAAGGCCAAGGCCGCGGTGGAGGGCCGGGTCAGCTGA
- a CDS encoding urease accessory protein UreD, whose protein sequence is MRTEVRIVARAATLPEIHASGGLSARRTGPDTVHLIGTAATPLGGDEIEVTLVVGPGARLVVRSVAATIALPSASTPMSLAHWRFEVGSGGELDFDPEPTIVAGGARHHTVSTVRLAPDARLRLRERVQIGRSGEAHGGWRGDLIADIGPTPLLRHRLELGLGTAVDDPIDAPRALASELCYPDDRPAETVGLTESRLPLAAGGTLRTRTSGVLAADR, encoded by the coding sequence TTGCGCACTGAGGTCCGGATTGTCGCGCGGGCCGCGACGCTGCCCGAGATCCACGCCAGCGGCGGGCTCTCGGCCCGCCGCACCGGGCCCGACACGGTCCATCTGATCGGTACCGCCGCGACGCCGCTCGGCGGTGACGAGATCGAGGTCACCCTGGTGGTCGGGCCCGGGGCGCGCCTGGTCGTGCGCTCGGTCGCGGCGACCATCGCGCTGCCCAGTGCGTCGACGCCGATGTCGTTGGCGCACTGGCGGTTCGAGGTGGGCAGCGGCGGTGAACTGGACTTCGATCCCGAGCCGACCATTGTCGCAGGCGGCGCGCGGCACCACACCGTCAGCACGGTCCGGCTCGCGCCCGACGCCAGGCTGCGGCTGCGCGAGCGCGTGCAGATCGGTCGTTCCGGCGAGGCGCACGGCGGCTGGCGCGGCGACCTGATCGCCGATATCGGCCCGACGCCGCTGCTGCGCCATCGCCTGGAACTGGGGCTGGGCACCGCCGTCGACGACCCCATCGACGCCCCGCGCGCCCTCGCCAGCGAGCTGTGCTATCCGGATGATCGACCGGCGGAAACCGTGGGACTCACCGAATCTCGCCTCCCGCTTGCCGCGGGCGGCACCCTGCGCACCCGCACCAGCGGCGTCCTCGCCGCCGATCGCTGA
- the ureG gene encoding urease accessory protein UreG, which produces MPPHLIDGEPHDHSHDRPKRERTAGEALRVGIGGPVGSGKTALVAALCRQLRDELSLAVLTNDIYTTEDADFLRKHAVLPDERITAVQTGGCPHTAIRDDITANLDAIDDLIAANPPLDLILVESGGDNLTATFSSGLIDVQIFVVDVAGGDKVPRKGGPGVTFSDLLVVNKTDLAPLVGADLAVMERDAAKVREGRPTALISLTDDPAATPVLAWVREQLRLLAEQDRADAEAAVAH; this is translated from the coding sequence ATGCCACCGCACCTGATCGACGGTGAACCGCACGACCATTCGCACGATCGGCCCAAGCGCGAGCGCACCGCCGGCGAGGCGCTGCGCGTCGGCATCGGCGGTCCGGTCGGCTCCGGCAAGACCGCGCTGGTCGCGGCGCTGTGCAGGCAGCTGCGCGACGAGCTGTCGCTGGCCGTGCTGACCAACGACATCTACACCACCGAGGACGCGGACTTCCTGCGCAAGCACGCGGTGCTGCCGGACGAGCGGATCACCGCGGTGCAGACCGGTGGCTGCCCGCACACCGCCATCCGCGACGACATCACCGCCAACCTGGACGCGATCGACGATCTGATCGCGGCGAATCCGCCGCTGGATCTGATCCTGGTGGAATCCGGCGGCGACAACCTCACCGCGACCTTCTCCTCCGGCCTGATCGACGTGCAGATCTTCGTGGTCGACGTGGCGGGCGGGGACAAGGTGCCGCGCAAAGGCGGGCCGGGCGTGACCTTCTCGGATCTGCTGGTGGTCAACAAGACCGACCTGGCCCCGCTGGTCGGCGCGGATCTCGCGGTGATGGAGCGCGACGCGGCCAAGGTGCGCGAGGGCCGCCCGACCGCGCTGATCTCGCTGACCGACGACCCGGCCGCCACCCCGGTGCTCGCCTGGGTGCGCGAGCAACTGCGACTGCTCGCCGAGCAGGACCGCGCCGACGCCGAAGCCGCTGTTGCGCACTGA
- a CDS encoding urease accessory protein UreF, producing the protein MGEIGSASLATLFALADSRLPIGGHVHSGGVEEAIAAGVVRDVTTVELYLRRRIRTSGLVAASLAAAVCAGALTPERAEAEADARTPAPAARTASRAQGRGLLRLSKQLWPHHDWAAVGPRPHLSTVFGMVGAACLVTPQEIAGVVVYTTLTGAATAAQRLLALDPAAIAACTVRLADLCDRTAADAIDGLACLSDPLQDVLAQRHLCRDMPLFAS; encoded by the coding sequence GTGGGTGAAATCGGTTCGGCGAGTCTGGCGACGCTGTTCGCGTTGGCGGATTCGCGGTTGCCGATCGGCGGGCACGTGCACTCCGGCGGGGTCGAGGAGGCGATCGCCGCGGGCGTGGTGCGGGATGTGACGACGGTCGAGCTGTACCTGCGGCGGCGCATCCGGACGTCGGGATTGGTCGCGGCGTCGCTGGCGGCCGCGGTCTGCGCGGGCGCGCTGACACCGGAGCGGGCCGAGGCCGAGGCCGACGCGCGCACCCCGGCGCCCGCCGCGCGCACCGCGTCCCGGGCGCAGGGGCGTGGCCTGCTGCGGCTGTCGAAACAACTGTGGCCGCATCATGATTGGGCCGCGGTGGGTCCGCGCCCGCACCTGTCCACGGTGTTCGGCATGGTGGGCGCCGCCTGCCTGGTGACGCCGCAGGAGATCGCGGGCGTGGTCGTCTACACCACGCTGACCGGCGCCGCGACCGCCGCGCAACGGCTGCTCGCGCTCGATCCGGCGGCCATCGCCGCCTGCACGGTCCGCCTCGCCGACCTGTGCGACCGCACCGCCGCCGACGCGATCGACGGCCTCGCCTGCCTGTCCGACCCGCTGCAAGATGTGCTCGCGCAACGTCACCTGTGTCGCGACATGCCGCTGTTCGCCAGTTGA
- a CDS encoding SDR family NAD(P)-dependent oxidoreductase: MTETPAKSNGRPIAERVASRLLYPTTRPREQTLRAAVAGKVVLVTGASHGIGKASARKLGAAGAIVLLVARSAEDLHRVAAEITAEGGTAHVYPTDLTDMDAVELLARGLLAEHGHLDVVINNAGKSIRRPIEESYDRFHDFTRTIDINYLGPVRLLLTLLPDMRERGQGHIVNISTWGVLMPPAPQWAAYGASKSAFDVWLRSVAAEVSGDGITTTSIYMPLVHTRMSAPTDFSRVPGLTVDEAADLVCHAVTAKPREIAPWWSSPVQAWTNLTRNQVQRFFERAFRR; this comes from the coding sequence GTGACTGAGACTCCGGCCAAGAGCAACGGCCGGCCGATCGCCGAGCGAGTGGCCAGCCGCCTGTTGTATCCGACCACCCGCCCGCGCGAACAGACGTTGCGCGCGGCGGTCGCGGGCAAGGTCGTGCTGGTGACCGGCGCGTCGCACGGCATCGGCAAGGCGAGCGCGCGCAAGCTCGGCGCGGCGGGTGCGATCGTGCTACTGGTCGCCCGCTCGGCCGAGGATCTGCACCGGGTCGCCGCCGAGATCACCGCCGAGGGCGGCACCGCGCACGTCTACCCCACCGACCTCACCGACATGGACGCGGTCGAGCTGCTGGCGCGCGGGCTGCTCGCCGAGCACGGACACCTGGACGTGGTGATCAACAACGCGGGCAAGTCGATTCGCAGGCCGATCGAGGAGTCCTACGACCGTTTCCACGATTTCACCCGCACCATCGACATCAACTATCTCGGCCCGGTGCGGTTGCTGCTCACGCTCCTACCGGACATGCGCGAGCGCGGGCAGGGCCACATCGTCAACATCTCCACCTGGGGCGTGCTCATGCCGCCCGCGCCGCAGTGGGCGGCCTACGGCGCGTCGAAGTCCGCCTTCGACGTCTGGCTGCGCAGCGTCGCCGCCGAGGTGTCCGGCGACGGGATCACCACCACGTCGATCTACATGCCGCTGGTGCACACCAGGATGAGCGCGCCCACCGACTTCAGCCGGGTCCCCGGCCTCACCGTCGACGAGGCCGCCGACCTGGTCTGTCACGCGGTGACGGCGAAGCCGCGCGAGATCGCGCCCTGGTGGTCCAGCCCCGTCCAGGCCTGGACCAACCTGACCCGCAATCAAGTTCAGCGCTTCTTCGAACGCGCCTTCCGCCGCTGA
- a CDS encoding MFS transporter produces the protein MTDVEAARAAQAQPVGSRRAWLGLAVLLLPVLLVSMDISVLFLAMPTLTADLDPSAAQQLWILDIYGFLIAGLLITMGNLGDRIGRRNILLAGATIFGIASVLAALAPSSAVLIAARALMGVGGATLLPSSLALISSLFPEAKERAAAIGVWTAFFAGGSAVGPIIGGLLLHQFWWGSVFLINIPVLLVLLALGPFVLPEHRAGVRGPLDLPSVALSIGGILPLVYGIKHAAAEGIDAESIVIALVGVVVLTVFVRRQRKLADPLLDLRLFTRAGFSVAIGSSLVGMMSLAALSYLTSIYLQSVTGRDPLAAALLGIPMAVAVFIFSMSGARVGQRFGARNSFTFALVAAAIGNLMLLGVGVHGGIWWYLVGSTVAGVGYGIAFTLVSDVAVSSVPPERAGSAVGISETSFELGNSLGLALLGSLAALIFRSGGDYAATIGETIQEANGNAALIESARESFVAGMHIATAVGATILVAMALIAFFASPRGLRAGGGAAH, from the coding sequence ATGACAGACGTCGAGGCCGCGCGCGCCGCGCAGGCGCAGCCCGTCGGGTCGCGCCGTGCCTGGCTGGGCCTGGCGGTATTGCTGCTACCGGTGCTGCTGGTGTCGATGGACATCTCAGTGCTGTTCCTGGCTATGCCGACGCTCACCGCGGACCTCGATCCGTCGGCCGCGCAGCAGCTGTGGATCCTCGACATCTACGGGTTCCTCATCGCGGGCCTGCTGATCACCATGGGCAACCTCGGCGACCGGATCGGCAGGCGCAACATCCTGCTCGCGGGCGCCACCATCTTCGGCATCGCCTCGGTGCTCGCCGCGTTGGCGCCCAGCTCCGCGGTGCTGATCGCGGCGCGCGCGTTGATGGGCGTCGGCGGCGCGACCCTGCTGCCGTCCAGCCTCGCGCTGATCTCGAGCCTGTTCCCCGAGGCCAAGGAGCGGGCCGCGGCCATCGGCGTGTGGACCGCGTTCTTCGCGGGCGGCTCGGCGGTCGGCCCGATCATCGGCGGCCTGCTGCTGCACCAATTCTGGTGGGGCTCGGTATTTCTCATCAACATTCCGGTGCTGCTGGTGCTGCTCGCGCTCGGTCCGTTCGTGCTGCCCGAGCACCGCGCCGGCGTGCGCGGACCGCTGGATCTGCCCAGCGTCGCGCTGTCGATCGGCGGCATCCTGCCGCTGGTCTACGGCATCAAACACGCCGCGGCCGAAGGGATCGACGCCGAATCGATCGTCATCGCGCTGGTCGGTGTCGTGGTGCTGACGGTCTTCGTGCGCAGGCAGCGCAAGCTCGCCGACCCGCTGCTGGATCTGCGGCTGTTCACCCGCGCCGGGTTCTCGGTGGCGATCGGCTCCAGCCTCGTCGGCATGATGTCGCTGGCCGCGTTGAGCTACCTCACCAGCATCTACCTGCAATCGGTGACCGGACGCGATCCGCTCGCCGCGGCGCTGCTCGGCATCCCGATGGCGGTGGCGGTGTTCATCTTCTCGATGAGCGGGGCGCGGGTCGGGCAACGCTTCGGCGCCCGCAACAGCTTCACCTTCGCGCTGGTCGCCGCGGCGATCGGCAACCTGATGCTGCTCGGCGTCGGTGTGCACGGCGGAATCTGGTGGTATCTGGTCGGATCCACCGTCGCCGGTGTCGGTTACGGCATCGCCTTCACCCTGGTCTCCGATGTCGCGGTGTCCTCGGTGCCGCCCGAGCGGGCCGGCTCGGCCGTCGGGATCTCCGAGACCAGCTTCGAACTCGGTAACTCGCTGGGCCTGGCGCTGCTCGGATCGCTCGCGGCGCTGATCTTCCGCTCCGGCGGCGACTACGCGGCCACGATCGGGGAGACCATCCAGGAGGCGAACGGCAATGCCGCGCTCATCGAGTCCGCGCGCGAATCCTTCGTCGCCGGAATGCATATCGCGACCGCGGTGGGCGCGACGATCCTGGTCGCCATGGCGCTGATCGCGTTCTTCGCCTCGCCGCGCGGGCTGCGAGCCGGCGGCGGTGCGGCGCACTGA
- a CDS encoding TetR/AcrR family transcriptional regulator, whose product MTELKLNRAAIIDTAITLADEEGLDALSMRRIADTMGVGAMSLYRHVANKDELLAAMTDEVARRNPYPSPEGQQWTWRDRVRIAAEVDWALYLQHPWVLLTFATPRYSFGPQSLACLAWMVEGLSELNVSTREATTMAFTIWNYISGATLPHISATLMARKGMNPEGDNGLRTMLKGESQYPVPPALADLEGTGVSDLTQEELLYIGLSALCDGFEARAKLHAASS is encoded by the coding sequence ATGACTGAGCTCAAGCTCAATCGGGCCGCCATCATCGACACCGCCATCACGCTTGCCGACGAGGAGGGACTCGACGCCCTGTCGATGCGCCGGATCGCCGACACCATGGGCGTCGGCGCCATGTCGCTGTACCGGCACGTCGCGAACAAGGACGAACTGCTCGCGGCGATGACCGACGAGGTCGCGCGGCGCAATCCGTATCCGTCGCCGGAGGGACAGCAGTGGACCTGGCGCGACCGGGTACGCATCGCCGCCGAGGTCGATTGGGCGCTCTATCTGCAACATCCGTGGGTCCTGCTCACCTTCGCCACGCCGCGCTACAGCTTCGGCCCGCAGAGTCTGGCCTGCCTGGCATGGATGGTCGAGGGGTTGTCCGAACTGAATGTTTCCACGCGCGAGGCCACGACGATGGCGTTCACGATCTGGAACTACATCTCCGGCGCGACGCTGCCGCACATCAGCGCCACGCTGATGGCGCGCAAGGGCATGAACCCCGAAGGCGACAACGGGCTGCGCACCATGCTGAAAGGAGAATCACAGTATCCGGTGCCGCCCGCGCTCGCCGATTTGGAGGGCACCGGGGTCAGCGACCTCACCCAGGAGGAACTGCTCTACATCGGGCTGTCGGCGCTCTGCGACGGTTTCGAGGCCAGGGCGAAGCTGCACGCAGCTTCGTCCTGA
- a CDS encoding zinc-binding dehydrogenase, whose protein sequence is MHAIRLHAFGPAENLRYETVSDPAPAPGQVRIAVAAAGVHLIDTTLRRGVAGPYPVPELPTVPGREVAGTIDRVGADVDPSWLGKQVVAHLGTAPGGYAELAVTEVARLHEIPDALGPDTAVAMIGTGRTVLGVLLFADLGPDSVAIVTAAAGGLGTLLVQAAKNAGATVIGLAGGPAKVELVQDNGADLAVDYLRPDWPEQVRAFLGERAATILFDSVGGDIARAALDLVGKGGQHLVYGASGGDPKDAATPPLSEDELAARGITSQLVVGPAMLRRTGGDTRPLETSALAAAAAGRLRPAVHRFALAEAAAAHRALEQRGTTGKVVLIP, encoded by the coding sequence GTGCACGCGATTCGTCTTCACGCCTTCGGCCCGGCCGAAAACCTGCGCTACGAAACCGTTTCCGACCCGGCACCGGCACCGGGCCAGGTGCGCATCGCCGTGGCGGCGGCGGGCGTCCACCTCATCGACACCACCCTGCGCCGGGGCGTGGCCGGGCCGTATCCGGTGCCCGAACTGCCGACGGTGCCGGGGCGTGAGGTGGCCGGAACCATCGATCGGGTCGGCGCCGACGTCGACCCGAGCTGGCTCGGCAAGCAGGTGGTGGCGCATCTCGGCACGGCGCCCGGCGGCTACGCCGAGCTCGCCGTGACCGAAGTCGCTCGGCTGCACGAGATTCCGGACGCGCTCGGGCCGGACACCGCGGTGGCGATGATCGGCACCGGGCGCACCGTGCTGGGCGTGCTGCTGTTCGCCGACCTCGGCCCGGACAGCGTCGCGATCGTGACGGCGGCCGCAGGCGGCCTCGGCACGCTGCTGGTGCAGGCCGCGAAGAACGCCGGCGCGACGGTCATCGGCCTGGCCGGCGGTCCCGCGAAAGTCGAACTGGTGCAGGACAATGGGGCCGACCTCGCGGTCGACTACCTGCGCCCCGACTGGCCCGAGCAGGTCCGCGCCTTCCTCGGCGAGCGCGCCGCGACCATCCTGTTCGACTCGGTCGGCGGCGACATCGCCCGCGCCGCCCTCGACCTCGTCGGCAAGGGCGGGCAGCACCTGGTGTACGGCGCGTCCGGCGGCGACCCCAAAGATGCTGCCACGCCGCCCCTTTCCGAGGACGAGCTGGCGGCGCGCGGGATAACCTCGCAACTGGTGGTCGGTCCCGCCATGCTGCGGCGCACCGGTGGCGACACCCGGCCGCTCGAAACATCGGCCCTGGCCGCCGCCGCGGCGGGCCGGCTGCGCCCCGCCGTGCACCGCTTCGCCCTCGCCGAGGCCGCGGCCGCGCACCGCGCCCTGGAACAGCGTGGCACCACCGGCAAGGTCGTGCTCATCCCCTGA
- a CDS encoding O-methyltransferase produces the protein MTTGEWAEVDRYLVDSLVQDGATAAALTANAAAELPAIDVSPPQGKFLYLLAKSARARRVLEIGTLGGYSTIWLARAVGAKGQVITFEYQPKHAEVARRNLDRAGVGERVEIRVGAALDNLPGLAAEHPEPFDLVFIDADKVNNANYVQWALRLTGPGSVIIVDNVVRQGGVADANSDDPAIKASREVIALLAAEPTLEATVVQTVGGKGWDGFAYAVVKDEAHD, from the coding sequence ATGACGACAGGTGAATGGGCCGAGGTGGATCGGTACTTGGTGGACTCGCTGGTGCAGGACGGGGCGACGGCGGCGGCGTTGACCGCCAATGCCGCCGCGGAGCTGCCCGCGATCGACGTGTCCCCGCCGCAGGGCAAGTTCTTGTATCTGCTGGCGAAGTCCGCGCGGGCGCGGCGGGTGCTCGAGATCGGCACGCTCGGCGGGTACAGCACGATCTGGCTGGCTCGCGCCGTCGGTGCGAAGGGGCAGGTGATCACCTTCGAATACCAGCCGAAGCACGCCGAGGTGGCCAGGCGGAATCTGGACCGTGCCGGGGTCGGCGAGCGCGTCGAGATCAGGGTCGGTGCGGCACTGGACAACCTGCCCGGACTGGCCGCGGAGCACCCCGAGCCGTTCGATCTGGTGTTCATCGACGCCGACAAGGTCAACAACGCGAACTATGTGCAGTGGGCGCTGCGGCTGACCGGTCCTGGCTCGGTGATCATCGTGGACAACGTCGTGCGCCAGGGCGGCGTGGCCGACGCGAACTCCGACGACCCGGCCATCAAGGCCAGCCGCGAGGTCATCGCGCTGCTCGCCGCGGAACCGACCCTCGAGGCCACCGTGGTGCAGACCGTGGGTGGTAAGGGCTGGGACGGCTTCGCCTACGCCGTCGTGAAAGACGAAGCGCACGACTGA